The Melospiza georgiana isolate bMelGeo1 chromosome Z, bMelGeo1.pri, whole genome shotgun sequence genome contains a region encoding:
- the PSIP1 gene encoding PC4 and SFRS1-interacting protein, whose protein sequence is MSRDFKPGDLIFAKMKGYPHWPARVDEVPDGAVKPPMNKMPIFFFGTHETAFLGPKDIFPYSENKDKYGKPNKRKGFNEGLWEIDNNPKVKFSHQQPHPAVNTPISETVEESSQEPAEGSEEKAGAKRKKCSVPKLSPKGDNNLPTEAEAEEKEMDTSKEDDIPSDKTNKEDVVKTNDASIPKAARRGRKRKSEKQAEAEEAATGAATTTGPVSPKVSPKRGRPAASEVKVPKPRGRPKLVKPSSLSEGDFVNEEEKTKKKGTEEKQKKQGKKDEEGQKEEEKSKKEFDKKEGKKEAEPKRKNVAKVGSASASDSEDEGEEQEGDKKKKGGRSFPAAHRRNTVRSQHEREVTERKRKQEEQTESESQNKEEGKKAEVKKIEKKRETSVDSRLQRIHAEIKNSLKIDNLDVNRCIEALDELASLQVTMQQAQKHTEMILTLKKIRKFKISQVIMEKSTMLYNKFKTMFLVGEGDSVLSQVLNKSLAEQKQHEEANKTKEQGKKGANKKTEKEKDQTGSKILNGGSEAQDTNQSQHNGESAEERKDRHEVGSKKKACGEERELEKPADDSAFENK, encoded by the exons ATGAGCCGAGATTTCAAACCCGGAGACCTGATCTTCGCCAAGATGAAAGGTTACCCCCATTGGCCGGCCAGG GTGGATGAAGTTCCTGATGGAGCAGTAAAACCGCCTATGAATAAAAtgcctattttcttttttggcacCCATGAGAC gGCATTTTTGGGGCCAAAGGACATATTCCcttattcagaaaataaagataaatatggcaaaccaaacaaaagaaagggTTTTAATGAAGGGTTGTGGGAAATTGATAATAATCCCAAAGTGAAATTCTCTCATCAGCAG ccccatccagccgTTAACACTCCTATCAGTGAAACTGTTGAAGAAAGCAGTCAGGAGCCTGCTGAGGGAAGTGAAGAAAAAGCAGgagccaaaagaaaaaagtgttctGTCCCAAAA TTGTCCCCTAAAGGGGATAATAACTTGCCTACAGAAgctgaagcagaagaaaaggagatggatACTTCAAAGGAAGATGATATACCTTCCGACAAAACCAATAAAGAA GACGTGGTGAAAACAAATGATGCTTCTATTCCTAAAGCTGctagaagaggaagaaaaagaaag TCTGAAAAACAAGCTGAAGCTGAGGAAGCGGCAACAGGGGCGGCAACAACTACTGGGCCAGTGTCTCCAAAAGTAAGCCCCAAGAGAGGAAGACCAGCAG CTTCTGAAGTAAAAGTTCCAAAACCAAGAGGGAGACCCAAGCTGGTGAAGCCATCATCTCTTTCAGAGGGTGACTT TGTTAATGAAGAggagaagacaaagaaaaaaggaacagaagaaaaacagaaaaagcaaggaaaaaaagatgaggAAGGtcagaaggaagaggagaaatcaAAGAAGGAATTTgataaaaaagaaggaaagaaagaagctgaaccaaaaaggaaaaatgttgcAAAAGTGGGTTCTGCATCAGCTTCTGATTCTGAAGATGAAggagaagaacaagaaggagACAAG aagaaaaaagggggaagaagCTTTCCAGCGGCTCACAGAAGAAACACTGTAAGAAGCCAACATGAGAGAGAAGTAACAGAAAGAAAGCGTAAGCAAGAGGAACAGACAGAATCTGAATC GCAGAATAAAGAAGAAGGCAAGAAAGCAGAAGTTAAGAAGATTGAGAAGAAGAGAG AAACTTCAGTGGATTCTAGGCTTCAAAGGATACATGCAGAAATAAAGAATTCCCTGAAAATTGATAATCTT GATGTGAACAGGTGCATTGAGGCTCTTGATGAGCTTGCATCCCTTCAAGTCACAATGCAACAAGCTCAGAAACATACAGAGATGATCTTAACTCTCAAGAAG ATACGGAAATTTAAAATTAGCCAAGTTATCATGGAGAAATCTACAATGCTATATAATAAGTTCAAGACCATGTTTCTGGTTGGGGAAGGAGATTCTGTTCTTTCCCAAGTACTGAATAAATCACTTGCTGAGCAAAAGCAGCATGAAGAAGCTAATAAAACCAAAGAACAGGGGAAGAAAGGAGCAaataaaaaaactgaaaaggaaaaagaccaAACAG GTTCAAAGATTCTGAATGGAGGGTCTGAAGCCCAGGACACCAACCAGTCACAACACAATGGAGAAAGTgctgaagaaaggaaagataGGCATGAAGTTGGCAGTAAGAAAAA GGCATGTGGCGAAGAGAGAGAGCTTGAAAAGCCAGCAGATGATTCTGCCTTTGAAAACAAATGA